From Diadema setosum chromosome 5, eeDiaSeto1, whole genome shotgun sequence, the proteins below share one genomic window:
- the LOC140228595 gene encoding neuron navigator 2-like isoform X2, which translates to MAHVVAAFEQSLSNMTNRLQRLTSTADQKDSELQDLREKIEQLKVAHISNTQGLLSNGMTNGGIAGQKKALAGTNSKESTGSEGRMTRQMSTDSMSSLASMTSMSSVGSAVTDTEMLESKKKKKKNWIRSSFRNAFTRKKKMSGTTTDVEDLESNISLSNGSLPTNGQLKTSASTSAIYDAQESKEVITDLKKQLRDKESKLTDVKLEALSSQHQLDQLKETMNKMKNEMSVLKLENERLQRQVQSRRSLEGSSSQASLNSLGSSKRLSRDSLDRHRLSAHSDHGSLDILLDDNSGMTSNSQRIVVTVALGSSQDPLTQPATVSTPLQEVLIGTIGISSKTNWDTLDSVVRRIFKEYVLRIDPVTNLGLSAESISCYVVGEIMRTKESEAPELLPCGYLVGENTSIRLFIKDHLQNSCDTLVFETLIPKPIMQRYVSLLMEHRRIIMCGPSGTGKTYLAQKLAEYIVRRLGKEVTPESITTFNVDHKSGKELKQYLSSLAEQCESGGSDMPQVVILDNLHHAGSLGDIFSGFIKYQKCPYIIGTMNQATCSSTNLQLHHNFRWVLCANHMEPVKGFLGRYLRRKLVEYEIGHNARNNDLIKIVDWMPKVWLHLNKFLETHSSSDVTIGPRLFLSCPVDLAGSQVWFTDLWNYSIVPYLLEAVREGLQLYGRKASWEDPAEWVIDSYPWSPSSSQDWPSLLRLRPEDVGFDGYSMHSGVKGSTQGQQGQGEVEGDPLFNMLMRLQEAANYSNSHSCDSDTNSMDSVGMSSEDISVEITV; encoded by the exons GCCCACGTGGTGGCGGCCTTCGAGCAGAGCCTGTCTAACATGACCAATCGGCTGCAGCGACTGACGTCCACAGCCGACCAGAAGGACAGCGAGCTACAGGACCTGCGGGAGAAGATCGAGCAGCTGAAGGTCGCCCACATCAGCAACACCCAGGGGTTGCTTAGCAACGGGATGACCAATGGAGGCATCGCTGGCCAGAAGAAAGCTCTAGCCGGGACTAACAGCAAAGAGAGCACAG GATCTGAGGGTCGCATGACACGTCAGATGTCCACAGATTCCATGTCCTCTCTTGCATCTATGACCAGCATGTCCAGCGTGGGTTCCGCAGTCACCGACACAGAAATGCTCGAatcgaaaaagaagaagaagaaaaattgg ATACGAAGTTCATTCCGCAACGCCTTCACACGCAAGAAGAAGATGAGTGGAACGACGACCGACGTCGAAGACCTGGAGAGCAACATCTCTCTCTCCAACGGGAGCTTGCCAACCAACGGGCAGCTTAAAACATCCGCCTCTACATCAGC GATCTATGATGCTCAGGAGAGCAAAGAGGTCATCACGGACCTCAAGAAACAGCTGAGAGACAAGGAGAGCAAGTTGACAGATGTCAAGTTGGAGGCCTTGAGCTCACAGCACCAGCTGGACCAGCTGAAGGAAACCATGAATAAGATGAAG AATGAGATGTCAGTACTGAAGCTGGAGAATGAAAGATTACAACGACAAGTGCAATCAAGGAGATCTCTAGAAGGGAGCTCATCACAAGCATCGTTAAATTCACTGGGGTCTTCAAAGAGGCTGAGCAGAGATTCATTAG ATCGTCACAGATTAAGTGCGCATTCAGACCACGGCAGCCTAGACATCCTCCTAGATGACAACTCCGGCATGACAAGTAACAGCCAGAGAATCGTCGTCACGGTAGCGCTGGGAAGTAGTCAGGACCCCTTGACGCAACCAGCC ACTGTCTCTACACCCCTCCAAGAAGTGCTGATTGGAACCATTGGGATCAGCAGTAAGACAAACTGGGACACCTTGGATAGTGTCGTCAGGAGAATATTCAAG GAATATGTCCTGAGGATAGACCCTGTGACAAATCTTGGCCTTAGTGCCGAGAGCATCAGTTGCTACGTAGTAGGCGAGATCATGAGGACCAAGGAGTCGGAGGCGCCCGAGTTGCTGCCGTGCGGCTACCTCGTAGGCGAGAACACGTCAATCAGGCTCTTTATCAAAG ACCACTTACAAAACAGCTGTGACACGCTGGTCTTCGAGACGCTCATCCCGAAGCCGATCATGCAGCGCTACGTCTCCCTGCTCATGGAGCACCGACGCATCATCATGTGCGGGCCCAGTGGGACGGGCAAGACATACCTGGCCCAGAAGCTGGCAGAGTACATCGTCCGCAG GTTAGGGAAGGAGGTGACGCCAGAGTCGATAACAACGTTCAATGTGGACCACAAGTCTGGCAAGGAACTCAAGCAGTATCTTTCATCACTAGCTGAACAGTGTGAATCAGG TGGAAGCGACATGCCTCAGGTGGTAATTCTCGACAACCTGCATCACGCCGGCTCCCTAGGCGACATCTTCAGCGGCTTCATCAAGTACCAGAAGTGCCCCTACATCATCGGCACAATGAACCAAGCCACCTGCTCCTCAACAAACCTCCAGCTACACCATAACTTCAG ATGGGTGCTGTGTGCCAACCACATGGAGCCTGTGAAGGGGTTCCTGGGCCGCTACCTGCGCAGGAAGCTGGTGGAGTACGAGATCGGGCACAACGCTCGCAACAACGACCTGATCAAGATCGTGGACTGGATGCCCAAGGTGTGGCTCCACCTCAACAAGTTCCTGGAGACGCACAGCTCCTCGGACGTGACCATCGGGCCCCGCCTCTTCCTCTCGTGCCCCGTGGATCTGGCCGGCTCCCAGGTCTGGTTCACTGACCTCTGGAACTACTCCATCGTTCCCTACTTACTGGAGGCCGTCCGGGAGGGGCTACAG CTGTATGGTCGCAAGGCTTCGTGGGAAGACCCAGCCGAGTGGGTGATTGATAGCTACCCCTGGTCACCAAGCTCCTCCCAAGACTGGCCCTCACTGCTTCGACTCAGACCTGAGGATGTTGGCTTTGACGGCTACAGCATGCACTCAGGGGTCAAGGGGTCAACGCAGGGTCAGCAGGGACAGGGAGAGGTCGAGGGAGATCCACTG
- the LOC140228595 gene encoding neuron navigator 2-like isoform X4 yields the protein MTRQMSTDSMSSLASMTSMSSVGSAVTDTEMLESKKKKKKNWTSSGEKIRSSFRNAFTRKKKMSGTTTDVEDLESNISLSNGSLPTNGQLKTSASTSAIYDAQESKEVITDLKKQLRDKESKLTDVKLEALSSQHQLDQLKETMNKMKNEMSVLKLENERLQRQVQSRRSLEGSSSQASLNSLGSSKRLSRDSLDRHRLSAHSDHGSLDILLDDNSGMTSNSQRIVVTVALGSSQDPLTQPATVSTPLQEVLIGTIGISSKTNWDTLDSVVRRIFKEYVLRIDPVTNLGLSAESISCYVVGEIMRTKESEAPELLPCGYLVGENTSIRLFIKDHLQNSCDTLVFETLIPKPIMQRYVSLLMEHRRIIMCGPSGTGKTYLAQKLAEYIVRRLGKEVTPESITTFNVDHKSGKELKQYLSSLAEQCESGGSDMPQVVILDNLHHAGSLGDIFSGFIKYQKCPYIIGTMNQATCSSTNLQLHHNFRWVLCANHMEPVKGFLGRYLRRKLVEYEIGHNARNNDLIKIVDWMPKVWLHLNKFLETHSSSDVTIGPRLFLSCPVDLAGSQVWFTDLWNYSIVPYLLEAVREGLQLYGRKASWEDPAEWVIDSYPWSPSSSQDWPSLLRLRPEDVGFDGYSMHSGVKGSTQGQQGQGEVEGDPLFNMLMRLQEAANYSNSHSCDSDTNSMDSVGMSSEDISVEITV from the exons ATGACACGTCAGATGTCCACAGATTCCATGTCCTCTCTTGCATCTATGACCAGCATGTCCAGCGTGGGTTCCGCAGTCACCGACACAGAAATGCTCGAatcgaaaaagaagaagaagaaaaattgg ACGTCCTCGGGCGAAAAG ATACGAAGTTCATTCCGCAACGCCTTCACACGCAAGAAGAAGATGAGTGGAACGACGACCGACGTCGAAGACCTGGAGAGCAACATCTCTCTCTCCAACGGGAGCTTGCCAACCAACGGGCAGCTTAAAACATCCGCCTCTACATCAGC GATCTATGATGCTCAGGAGAGCAAAGAGGTCATCACGGACCTCAAGAAACAGCTGAGAGACAAGGAGAGCAAGTTGACAGATGTCAAGTTGGAGGCCTTGAGCTCACAGCACCAGCTGGACCAGCTGAAGGAAACCATGAATAAGATGAAG AATGAGATGTCAGTACTGAAGCTGGAGAATGAAAGATTACAACGACAAGTGCAATCAAGGAGATCTCTAGAAGGGAGCTCATCACAAGCATCGTTAAATTCACTGGGGTCTTCAAAGAGGCTGAGCAGAGATTCATTAG ATCGTCACAGATTAAGTGCGCATTCAGACCACGGCAGCCTAGACATCCTCCTAGATGACAACTCCGGCATGACAAGTAACAGCCAGAGAATCGTCGTCACGGTAGCGCTGGGAAGTAGTCAGGACCCCTTGACGCAACCAGCC ACTGTCTCTACACCCCTCCAAGAAGTGCTGATTGGAACCATTGGGATCAGCAGTAAGACAAACTGGGACACCTTGGATAGTGTCGTCAGGAGAATATTCAAG GAATATGTCCTGAGGATAGACCCTGTGACAAATCTTGGCCTTAGTGCCGAGAGCATCAGTTGCTACGTAGTAGGCGAGATCATGAGGACCAAGGAGTCGGAGGCGCCCGAGTTGCTGCCGTGCGGCTACCTCGTAGGCGAGAACACGTCAATCAGGCTCTTTATCAAAG ACCACTTACAAAACAGCTGTGACACGCTGGTCTTCGAGACGCTCATCCCGAAGCCGATCATGCAGCGCTACGTCTCCCTGCTCATGGAGCACCGACGCATCATCATGTGCGGGCCCAGTGGGACGGGCAAGACATACCTGGCCCAGAAGCTGGCAGAGTACATCGTCCGCAG GTTAGGGAAGGAGGTGACGCCAGAGTCGATAACAACGTTCAATGTGGACCACAAGTCTGGCAAGGAACTCAAGCAGTATCTTTCATCACTAGCTGAACAGTGTGAATCAGG TGGAAGCGACATGCCTCAGGTGGTAATTCTCGACAACCTGCATCACGCCGGCTCCCTAGGCGACATCTTCAGCGGCTTCATCAAGTACCAGAAGTGCCCCTACATCATCGGCACAATGAACCAAGCCACCTGCTCCTCAACAAACCTCCAGCTACACCATAACTTCAG ATGGGTGCTGTGTGCCAACCACATGGAGCCTGTGAAGGGGTTCCTGGGCCGCTACCTGCGCAGGAAGCTGGTGGAGTACGAGATCGGGCACAACGCTCGCAACAACGACCTGATCAAGATCGTGGACTGGATGCCCAAGGTGTGGCTCCACCTCAACAAGTTCCTGGAGACGCACAGCTCCTCGGACGTGACCATCGGGCCCCGCCTCTTCCTCTCGTGCCCCGTGGATCTGGCCGGCTCCCAGGTCTGGTTCACTGACCTCTGGAACTACTCCATCGTTCCCTACTTACTGGAGGCCGTCCGGGAGGGGCTACAG CTGTATGGTCGCAAGGCTTCGTGGGAAGACCCAGCCGAGTGGGTGATTGATAGCTACCCCTGGTCACCAAGCTCCTCCCAAGACTGGCCCTCACTGCTTCGACTCAGACCTGAGGATGTTGGCTTTGACGGCTACAGCATGCACTCAGGGGTCAAGGGGTCAACGCAGGGTCAGCAGGGACAGGGAGAGGTCGAGGGAGATCCACTG
- the LOC140228595 gene encoding neuron navigator 2-like isoform X1 — protein sequence MAHVVAAFEQSLSNMTNRLQRLTSTADQKDSELQDLREKIEQLKVAHISNTQGLLSNGMTNGGIAGQKKALAGTNSKESTGSEGRMTRQMSTDSMSSLASMTSMSSVGSAVTDTEMLESKKKKKKNWTSSGEKIRSSFRNAFTRKKKMSGTTTDVEDLESNISLSNGSLPTNGQLKTSASTSAIYDAQESKEVITDLKKQLRDKESKLTDVKLEALSSQHQLDQLKETMNKMKNEMSVLKLENERLQRQVQSRRSLEGSSSQASLNSLGSSKRLSRDSLDRHRLSAHSDHGSLDILLDDNSGMTSNSQRIVVTVALGSSQDPLTQPATVSTPLQEVLIGTIGISSKTNWDTLDSVVRRIFKEYVLRIDPVTNLGLSAESISCYVVGEIMRTKESEAPELLPCGYLVGENTSIRLFIKDHLQNSCDTLVFETLIPKPIMQRYVSLLMEHRRIIMCGPSGTGKTYLAQKLAEYIVRRLGKEVTPESITTFNVDHKSGKELKQYLSSLAEQCESGGSDMPQVVILDNLHHAGSLGDIFSGFIKYQKCPYIIGTMNQATCSSTNLQLHHNFRWVLCANHMEPVKGFLGRYLRRKLVEYEIGHNARNNDLIKIVDWMPKVWLHLNKFLETHSSSDVTIGPRLFLSCPVDLAGSQVWFTDLWNYSIVPYLLEAVREGLQLYGRKASWEDPAEWVIDSYPWSPSSSQDWPSLLRLRPEDVGFDGYSMHSGVKGSTQGQQGQGEVEGDPLFNMLMRLQEAANYSNSHSCDSDTNSMDSVGMSSEDISVEITV from the exons GCCCACGTGGTGGCGGCCTTCGAGCAGAGCCTGTCTAACATGACCAATCGGCTGCAGCGACTGACGTCCACAGCCGACCAGAAGGACAGCGAGCTACAGGACCTGCGGGAGAAGATCGAGCAGCTGAAGGTCGCCCACATCAGCAACACCCAGGGGTTGCTTAGCAACGGGATGACCAATGGAGGCATCGCTGGCCAGAAGAAAGCTCTAGCCGGGACTAACAGCAAAGAGAGCACAG GATCTGAGGGTCGCATGACACGTCAGATGTCCACAGATTCCATGTCCTCTCTTGCATCTATGACCAGCATGTCCAGCGTGGGTTCCGCAGTCACCGACACAGAAATGCTCGAatcgaaaaagaagaagaagaaaaattgg ACGTCCTCGGGCGAAAAG ATACGAAGTTCATTCCGCAACGCCTTCACACGCAAGAAGAAGATGAGTGGAACGACGACCGACGTCGAAGACCTGGAGAGCAACATCTCTCTCTCCAACGGGAGCTTGCCAACCAACGGGCAGCTTAAAACATCCGCCTCTACATCAGC GATCTATGATGCTCAGGAGAGCAAAGAGGTCATCACGGACCTCAAGAAACAGCTGAGAGACAAGGAGAGCAAGTTGACAGATGTCAAGTTGGAGGCCTTGAGCTCACAGCACCAGCTGGACCAGCTGAAGGAAACCATGAATAAGATGAAG AATGAGATGTCAGTACTGAAGCTGGAGAATGAAAGATTACAACGACAAGTGCAATCAAGGAGATCTCTAGAAGGGAGCTCATCACAAGCATCGTTAAATTCACTGGGGTCTTCAAAGAGGCTGAGCAGAGATTCATTAG ATCGTCACAGATTAAGTGCGCATTCAGACCACGGCAGCCTAGACATCCTCCTAGATGACAACTCCGGCATGACAAGTAACAGCCAGAGAATCGTCGTCACGGTAGCGCTGGGAAGTAGTCAGGACCCCTTGACGCAACCAGCC ACTGTCTCTACACCCCTCCAAGAAGTGCTGATTGGAACCATTGGGATCAGCAGTAAGACAAACTGGGACACCTTGGATAGTGTCGTCAGGAGAATATTCAAG GAATATGTCCTGAGGATAGACCCTGTGACAAATCTTGGCCTTAGTGCCGAGAGCATCAGTTGCTACGTAGTAGGCGAGATCATGAGGACCAAGGAGTCGGAGGCGCCCGAGTTGCTGCCGTGCGGCTACCTCGTAGGCGAGAACACGTCAATCAGGCTCTTTATCAAAG ACCACTTACAAAACAGCTGTGACACGCTGGTCTTCGAGACGCTCATCCCGAAGCCGATCATGCAGCGCTACGTCTCCCTGCTCATGGAGCACCGACGCATCATCATGTGCGGGCCCAGTGGGACGGGCAAGACATACCTGGCCCAGAAGCTGGCAGAGTACATCGTCCGCAG GTTAGGGAAGGAGGTGACGCCAGAGTCGATAACAACGTTCAATGTGGACCACAAGTCTGGCAAGGAACTCAAGCAGTATCTTTCATCACTAGCTGAACAGTGTGAATCAGG TGGAAGCGACATGCCTCAGGTGGTAATTCTCGACAACCTGCATCACGCCGGCTCCCTAGGCGACATCTTCAGCGGCTTCATCAAGTACCAGAAGTGCCCCTACATCATCGGCACAATGAACCAAGCCACCTGCTCCTCAACAAACCTCCAGCTACACCATAACTTCAG ATGGGTGCTGTGTGCCAACCACATGGAGCCTGTGAAGGGGTTCCTGGGCCGCTACCTGCGCAGGAAGCTGGTGGAGTACGAGATCGGGCACAACGCTCGCAACAACGACCTGATCAAGATCGTGGACTGGATGCCCAAGGTGTGGCTCCACCTCAACAAGTTCCTGGAGACGCACAGCTCCTCGGACGTGACCATCGGGCCCCGCCTCTTCCTCTCGTGCCCCGTGGATCTGGCCGGCTCCCAGGTCTGGTTCACTGACCTCTGGAACTACTCCATCGTTCCCTACTTACTGGAGGCCGTCCGGGAGGGGCTACAG CTGTATGGTCGCAAGGCTTCGTGGGAAGACCCAGCCGAGTGGGTGATTGATAGCTACCCCTGGTCACCAAGCTCCTCCCAAGACTGGCCCTCACTGCTTCGACTCAGACCTGAGGATGTTGGCTTTGACGGCTACAGCATGCACTCAGGGGTCAAGGGGTCAACGCAGGGTCAGCAGGGACAGGGAGAGGTCGAGGGAGATCCACTG
- the LOC140228595 gene encoding neuron navigator 2-like isoform X3 yields MAHVVAAFEQSLSNMTNRLQRLTSTADQKDSELQDLREKIEQLKVAHISNTQGLLSNGMTNGGIAGQKKALAGTNSKESTGSEGRMTRQMSTDSMSSLASMTSMSSVGSAVTDTEMLESKKKKKKNWTSSGEKIRSSFRNAFTRKKKMSGTTTDVEDLESNISLSNGSLPTNGQLKTSASTSAIYDAQESKEVITDLKKQLRDKESKLTDVKLEALSSQHQLDQLKETMNKMKNEMSVLKLENERLQRQVQSRRSLEGSSSQASLNSLGSSKRLSRDSLDRHRLSAHSDHGSLDILLDDNSGMTSNSQRIVVTVALGSSQDPLTQPATVSTPLQEVLIGTIGISSKTNWDTLDSVVRRIFKEYVLRIDPVTNLGLSAESISCYVVGEIMRTKESEAPELLPCGYLVGENTSIRLFIKDHLQNSCDTLVFETLIPKPIMQRYVSLLMEHRRIIMCGPSGTGKTYLAQKLAEYIVRRLGKEVTPESITTFNVDHKSGKELKQYLSSLAEQCESGGSDMPQVVILDNLHHAGSLGDIFSGFIKYQKCPYIIGTMNQATCSSTNLQLHHNFRWVLCANHMEPVKGFLGRYLRRKLVEYEIGHNARNNDLIKIVDWMPKVWLHLNKFLETHSSSDVTIGPRLFLSCPVDLAGSQVWFTDLWNYSIVPYLLEAVREGLQLYGRKASWEDPAEWVIDSYPWSPSSSQDWPSLLRLRPEDVGFDGYSMHSGVKGSTQGQQGQGEVEGDPLLSMLMHLQEASGYSSPRSCDSPTM; encoded by the exons GCCCACGTGGTGGCGGCCTTCGAGCAGAGCCTGTCTAACATGACCAATCGGCTGCAGCGACTGACGTCCACAGCCGACCAGAAGGACAGCGAGCTACAGGACCTGCGGGAGAAGATCGAGCAGCTGAAGGTCGCCCACATCAGCAACACCCAGGGGTTGCTTAGCAACGGGATGACCAATGGAGGCATCGCTGGCCAGAAGAAAGCTCTAGCCGGGACTAACAGCAAAGAGAGCACAG GATCTGAGGGTCGCATGACACGTCAGATGTCCACAGATTCCATGTCCTCTCTTGCATCTATGACCAGCATGTCCAGCGTGGGTTCCGCAGTCACCGACACAGAAATGCTCGAatcgaaaaagaagaagaagaaaaattgg ACGTCCTCGGGCGAAAAG ATACGAAGTTCATTCCGCAACGCCTTCACACGCAAGAAGAAGATGAGTGGAACGACGACCGACGTCGAAGACCTGGAGAGCAACATCTCTCTCTCCAACGGGAGCTTGCCAACCAACGGGCAGCTTAAAACATCCGCCTCTACATCAGC GATCTATGATGCTCAGGAGAGCAAAGAGGTCATCACGGACCTCAAGAAACAGCTGAGAGACAAGGAGAGCAAGTTGACAGATGTCAAGTTGGAGGCCTTGAGCTCACAGCACCAGCTGGACCAGCTGAAGGAAACCATGAATAAGATGAAG AATGAGATGTCAGTACTGAAGCTGGAGAATGAAAGATTACAACGACAAGTGCAATCAAGGAGATCTCTAGAAGGGAGCTCATCACAAGCATCGTTAAATTCACTGGGGTCTTCAAAGAGGCTGAGCAGAGATTCATTAG ATCGTCACAGATTAAGTGCGCATTCAGACCACGGCAGCCTAGACATCCTCCTAGATGACAACTCCGGCATGACAAGTAACAGCCAGAGAATCGTCGTCACGGTAGCGCTGGGAAGTAGTCAGGACCCCTTGACGCAACCAGCC ACTGTCTCTACACCCCTCCAAGAAGTGCTGATTGGAACCATTGGGATCAGCAGTAAGACAAACTGGGACACCTTGGATAGTGTCGTCAGGAGAATATTCAAG GAATATGTCCTGAGGATAGACCCTGTGACAAATCTTGGCCTTAGTGCCGAGAGCATCAGTTGCTACGTAGTAGGCGAGATCATGAGGACCAAGGAGTCGGAGGCGCCCGAGTTGCTGCCGTGCGGCTACCTCGTAGGCGAGAACACGTCAATCAGGCTCTTTATCAAAG ACCACTTACAAAACAGCTGTGACACGCTGGTCTTCGAGACGCTCATCCCGAAGCCGATCATGCAGCGCTACGTCTCCCTGCTCATGGAGCACCGACGCATCATCATGTGCGGGCCCAGTGGGACGGGCAAGACATACCTGGCCCAGAAGCTGGCAGAGTACATCGTCCGCAG GTTAGGGAAGGAGGTGACGCCAGAGTCGATAACAACGTTCAATGTGGACCACAAGTCTGGCAAGGAACTCAAGCAGTATCTTTCATCACTAGCTGAACAGTGTGAATCAGG TGGAAGCGACATGCCTCAGGTGGTAATTCTCGACAACCTGCATCACGCCGGCTCCCTAGGCGACATCTTCAGCGGCTTCATCAAGTACCAGAAGTGCCCCTACATCATCGGCACAATGAACCAAGCCACCTGCTCCTCAACAAACCTCCAGCTACACCATAACTTCAG ATGGGTGCTGTGTGCCAACCACATGGAGCCTGTGAAGGGGTTCCTGGGCCGCTACCTGCGCAGGAAGCTGGTGGAGTACGAGATCGGGCACAACGCTCGCAACAACGACCTGATCAAGATCGTGGACTGGATGCCCAAGGTGTGGCTCCACCTCAACAAGTTCCTGGAGACGCACAGCTCCTCGGACGTGACCATCGGGCCCCGCCTCTTCCTCTCGTGCCCCGTGGATCTGGCCGGCTCCCAGGTCTGGTTCACTGACCTCTGGAACTACTCCATCGTTCCCTACTTACTGGAGGCCGTCCGGGAGGGGCTACAG CTGTATGGTCGCAAGGCTTCGTGGGAAGACCCAGCCGAGTGGGTGATTGATAGCTACCCCTGGTCACCAAGCTCCTCCCAAGACTGGCCCTCACTGCTTCGACTCAGACCTGAGGATGTTGGCTTTGACGGCTACAGCATGCACTCAGGGGTCAAGGGGTCAACGCAGGGTCAGCAGGGACAGGGAGAGGTCGAGGGAGATCCACTG TTGAGCATGCTCATGCATCTGCAGGAGGCCTCGGGCTACTCGAGCCCACGTAGTTGTGACAGCCCTACCATGTAG